Part of the Henckelia pumila isolate YLH828 chromosome 2, ASM3356847v2, whole genome shotgun sequence genome is shown below.
AGATATAATTGAAACAATGACGAAACTATAAAGATATATTTAAGAATTATCCCTAAAACATATAAATACATTTGAAGGGAATAACttcaatataaaattaatttcagCAAGGTACACACAGTAATGCAAACATATTTAACTAATAAAAGCAATAAACAAATAGAAATGACTTTGTTCTATGTTTAGGTTGtctttttatatgatttttggaaagaAAATTATCCGcaccacccccccccccccccccccccccccacacacacAAAACATGAGTCAAATAAATTCGGTTCTTTGTATTCATTGATCGTTGACATTATTATGGATGCAAAAGAAGTGTGACATGCACGATTCTcgctatataattttttttaaaaaaatattatactgcaaatacaaaattttgtattttttaaaataatatccaaaaataattttttgaaatattggaGAAATCTGTTTAGACCACTCAAATCACAGACGTTGCCATAATGACAAGAGAGTTATGCGTTGGACCTCGTATGTCCAATTAAATTTGGATAATTGAATCTTGGATAATAATATTATACTCATATTAAGGTCTCATTAAACAGTAAGATAAGCTTGAGTTAATcaatcaataaaaaataaaaagtaatattttttacataTAATAATACTTTTTTTCATGTGATCAAATCGAGTAAAAAAATCTATCAAATAAAATGAACCCGTGATGTGATCTCATACTAGGTTTTTTTGTTGTAACCAGCATTACAATAGCGAGCAACGGCTAAAATCGAGCGCCATTGCTATGCCTTGGATTGCAGATTGTCTGAAAATTGGTCCCATTCCgatcaattaattattaattaattttgaaaaaaggaGAGAAAAGAACACAAATGTGGGTTTCATAATTGGAAATAAAAGTTTAATTCTCCAAACTACTATCTGCATTAAAAGATGAAACCCATTACTTGAAATTcgaatttaagaaaaaataattaacactTTTGTTCGATTATGCATCATTATTGTAGTTTTATTCAATAATCATCGAGGAAATgacatattaaattaaatttttcatcAAATTAATAAAAAGGAATAGGTACTTTGTAAGGTCTCACAAATCTATATCTCATAAAACTAACACTTTAGAcaaaaaaaattactaattttttaataaatcggATTTATTTTTGCAAAATTGATCAATGAGATGATTTAACGAAAAATTTTGTGATTAAAAAATGTAACTCTTGTATCTCTGACTTCAAGAATTGTTATTGTAATGcttaatccaaaaataaaataaaataattttttttgtgtacaaaattagtttaattatataataatataagaaTAATATAATTGTTGGCTGGAAATCTAAATAATCCCGGCGGAGATTAAGGCACAAAGCGAGTTTGCAGCTGGAGCCTCGAGCTTTGGACAAGGGACATTCTTTTTCCCATTCACTTCCATTGGTTAGTGTTTTCttcctaaaaaaataaatttttttttgaaagtgctaaaaaattaatattagtacaaataaaaaaattccaatGTGCATTTGACTAATCATGAGAGTCCATTGTATGTAGAAGTATAAGTTGATTCATGGTGATGGATTCGGTTCTACTcaccaatatttttttaacaaatttgatGTATAAAGTTTGTATAATACGTTTATTTGACTAACATAGTTTGCATATTACAGTGTTTCATTTGAATTTACAATGACCATTTCATGATAATAAAATGTTTAACATACAAATATTATACGCTATATTACGTATATGATAAAACGTTTGCTGTATAATCAAAAGTTATAGCTTATGGTAATGACATGactttataatttattaaaacATACAAcacaaaaatttatgtgagaTGGTCTCATGGGTAAATTTTGTAGAACGTATCTCCTAATTGGGTGACACATGATAatgtattactttttatgtcaaaagtataactctttattgtaaatatgagttaGTATAtccgtgagaccgtctcacaattAAGAGACTCAACTCGACATACAATAGTTCAAGTAAGCCGTTATATAATTATTGCACCGTAACAATACTCATCCCGATAACTATACTcattacaatatatatatatatatatatatatatatatatatatatatatatatatatatatacatgcaatTGAACATTTGACCTCGACTCTGATACAAATCTTAAAATCAAGCGCTTGCCGATTGTTTTACCGAAACTTATACAGCTACTCGGTACAATTTTAATCTTATGACACGACTCGTAAATTGCCCTCACGACGTGAGTAATTATTGCTTCATAACATACTACAATTACAATATATCGATTGGCGGAGTGTGGATTCCTAAGTACGCGCCATGATTCAGCCATCTTTTAAATAGTAAAAAGTTAAACTCATTGTCCGATTCCCTCTTAGAATCCTTGTTACAAATCCATTTCATTTTCAAAGGCAatcatcaacattcaaagaGGCAACAATATatgtaataaacaattaaatcatcaaataatgtttttaaagaATTTAATTAGGGGGCTCTACAAAACCGAGAAAGCAAACCGCGATCGATACAAAGAAACCAAAATTTTTGGTTAGGTCCTAAAATGTTATTGAGAATTTCGATTTTATTGGGGGTTAAATTTAAGTTATTGGTTTGACTCAACCATAAATATTTTTCGCAATCTAAATTCTAAACCAAGAAATCGAACCGAAACAATACAATAAACCTGAATCTAAAcctaaatttattttttgcatATGAAACATGTACAATTATATAACTATTTTAAGGAAGAAAAGTCAAATTTATCCGATAAATTTAAATGTTCGGctcaatattaaaataaaatcgaaAACAAAGAGAAATCGATCCAATTTATAAATACAGTCAATTCATATTtagttattaaaaataataagcaaaatttcatataatatttatgtgaaattcCGAGATTGCTGATAATTTCTCAGAAAAAAAATCTATTAACTATACgtgttttaaattttgagcACATTTATCCATGCATAAAAACTCCGGTAAGACGTCACACAGATAAATTTTGTGTGAAAAATCTCCTATTTGGATCACCgaatgaaaaatattatatttttattgtaaatatgaattGAGTTAACTCGTGTCACGGATAAAAGTTTTTAACAAAAGACTTGCTTTTCTATGTGAAAACATGAACGAGCAAGAATGTGTGTTCaagatttacaaaaaaaatggaAAACTAATAGACAATTATTTTTAGACGAACGATTTGAGCAATATCGAAATTGGGAGCGTTGTTCAATGCaattagtccaaaaatattaaaccGAAATTGATAATTTCaatatatattgtttttttttttaacaaaaagaaTCGAATGTACAGTACAGTGTTGAAAAGAACATACTGAAATAAATGCTCCCCATTTCCTACATTCTTGGCTCTCTCTCGTCCACTTTCCCATACTGTTTTCTGCATTCTCCCCTCTTCAACAAAAATCTTCTGTTAATACACATCATCATCGTACACCCCTCAAATCCCACATTTCCATCGCCATTTCACTGCACAAAGATCCCATCTTTTTCAAGAATTAATTCCATCCCTGCATGGCCTCAAAGCCTGCAAATGGCGGCCATTGTTACAATTACTGTGTCCCTGAACCGACGGCGGCGAACGGCCGCCGGAAGATTCATGTCCACTGTAAGCACCGCCGGCGTGGGGGGGTCTTGTACCTGATATTTCCCGGCGTCTTCCACCGCAGGTACCTTTTTCTCTTGACTGTGCTGTACATTGTCGGCCTAATGCTCTGTGCTGGACCGTTGCTGACTATCCTGAACCCTCCTCCGCCTCTGCCGCCGGGATCGCTGTATCGCAGCCACGAGCTTTTTCTGAAACTGTGGCCAGAAATTCAGGCTGATAATGCTTCTGCTATTGAGGTTTTGCACAtgggattttattttaatcttttCTTGATTACATGGGCTTggtttgtttaatattattatctTTTGATGCTTATGTTCAACCAATGTCAAGATTTTCCATTTGTGGGATTTTATTAGCTTCATAAAAGAGTAAAGCATCTAGCTTTACTTCAATTGGATGTTGACTTTTTCTGGGAAAAGTAAATGAGAAGAATGTTAATGGGATCCGTGAACTCGATAAACTTACAATATATCTCATTGAAATAACCGGTTATAGGTCAGGAGGGAATCAGGTGAATGACATTTGCTGATTCTTTATttaatgaactaaattttttgtGGAAAGATTTGTTTCACCCCTTGATAGTTACTATGCAAACCATCTTTTTGTAGTTAGACAATCTGTGGAGGTACAAAAGGAAGGGGAAAGAACAGAAACCTTGTTCCAATGCTACTGCTCGTCTGCAACCCGGTATGAGCATCTTTGTGATATCTGTTCCGAAGTTCTCCGGCATTAATTTCATTCCGCTTCTTAGTTATAGTGGGAAATGTAACGTTGCTTTAGTGGTTAGAAGATAGAAGGAAATGGGCTGAAACATTGCCATCGAAAGTTTAAGAGGCCTTTTCAACTCTACTTTTATAGTTAAAACTatctttttttccaaaattttcagtgTCCTCGGAGCTTCAGAGATATCTGATTGTTGATGCTAATGGTGGCCTGAACCAACAACGTGCATCGGTATTCAGTTTAGATTCAAGCCAATTATTAATTCAATTTGCCAGCGTCTATATGTTGATGTAAGAAATGTTAGAGGTGAAAACGGATGACTTACTGCCTTTTTCAAAAAATTGTCAAAGCTTGTGGTGTAGCCAGAGTTGGGCTAACAGGAGCGTTGCCCCTCCCCCACTCTTATTTTGTTAGAAGCTTATATAATTATATGTATTACACATGTACAAGATAACAGTTTTGCATGTTGCTTCAAAACTAAAGCAATTTCTTCTTTGTGGGAAGATCAAGTTATTTTTGTTTGAGAATAATGTGGTTTGGTTGTCACCATTTAAATTCTATGGAGCCTACATGAATGGAGAACTCAAGATCGTGCCAGAAGATAGCACTTTATATGGATGAACGTTAGAAACTATTATTTTAGAACAGTCTCTGGAAAATGTACTAATCAGCAGGATAAATGTTCCTAGATGATATTTTTTATACTTGTTTCATTTAGTTTATCACTGTCACGGTGCCTGCAGATTTGCAATGCAGTGGCAGTGGCTGGACTCTTAAACGCAACACTGGTCATTCCTCATTTTGATCTGCACAATATGTGGAAGGATCCTAGGCAAGTGTGATTTACTATGTCGTATTAATCAACTTGTTTGGAAATTTATAGACTTAGCAATGGTATGTGCTTTAAGTGCTGTATATTTACTTCCTCTCTTTGATACTTTACAGTGAGTTTTCTGATATTTATGACGAGGATCACTTTATATCCACACTTAGAGATTATGTTACGGTGGTTCGTGATCTTCCTAAAGCTTTGACTGAGAATTACGACTTTAACATCAGTGATATACCGAATTTTCGAGTCTATGCTTGGGCATCTGCTCGGTATTATTTGGATGAGGTTTATCCTGTCCTGCAAGAAAACAAGTATGAAGTAAAGATGTCTTTTACTGATGGAGAATAACTAAGATAATCTTGATTCCTTAATTTTATCCATTTTTTCATGTGCAGGGTAATTCGAATATCTCCCTTTGCAAACCGATTAGCCACCAGCATTCCACCTCATGTTCAATATTTGAGATGCTTGGCAAACTACAAAGCTCTAAGATTCTCTTCAACCATACTGAATCTTGCAAGAGAGATAGTCAGCAGAATGACTACTAAGAGCTTGGCGGCTGGTGGGAAGTATGTTTCAGTTCATATCCGATTCGAAGAGGTGATAATTGTTTTGTCAATAAATGAAATTAAGTTTTTCTATTTTTAACTTAATATTTATGCATCATTTGTCCGCCCTTAATTTTGTGCCTTTCAAGTGTAGGACATGGTGGCCTTCTCGTGTTGCAAGTATGATGGAGGGGAAGATGAAAAATCTGAAATGGATGCAATACGTGAGAAAGGGTGGGGGAAAAAATTCAAACGTAAAAACCGAGTTTTTGAACCTGAAGTTAACCGTGTCAATGGAAGGTGCCCCATGACCCCATTGGAGGTTGACTCTTGATTCCTAAATATGATGCTCAATATTCTAGTGGTTATTGCTTATTAGTATTTTGTTGAAAAATTATTCCCCAATTTCTTTTGGCTTATTTTTTCTGTCAGCATAGGTTGGAATAATGCTAAGGGGAATGGGATTTTCGAATGACACCCCAATTTATCTTGCCTCTGGAAAAATTTACAGCGCGGAGAGAAACTTAGAGCCTCTTCGTAAAATGTTTCCTCTCCTACAGACTAAGGAATCTCTTGCAACAGCGGACGAGCTTAATGCATTCCAGGTACACATCTTAGGCTTTCGTGCTAAGCTCTAAAGCTTGCACTGGAAAACTGTACCTTAGTTCTTGTTACGGAACACAACTATTTCCCATGCTTTGCTGTGAGATTATGTTCATGTTGCATGGCTATTGCCTGTTGAGTAATAATAACGTATACGTGGGATAACAATTGAAGTATGTTTTTGGACTGCTTAAATGTATCGTTATCATCAATTATAACATTTTACGTTGTCAGGGATTTTCTTCGAGACTAGCTGCATTGGACTACATGGTATGCCTGTCGAGCGAAGTATTTGTAACCACTCATGGAGGAAACTTCCCTCACTTTTTGATGGGCCACAGAAGGTTCCTCTACAATGGACATGCAAAAACCATCATGCCTGACAAAACCAAACTCGTAGTTATACTACAAAACACAAACATAAGGTCATCTCCTCGTCTTCGCCAAGTTCTGTTCATGTTTGACACAATTCATCTGTTGTTTGTATGAGAAACGAAACTTAAAATTGGAAATTAAGTAGTGCAAAGGACGCGGCTAGCCTATGTTTTTGCATTTCTTGGAAGTAATTACTTAATATTTGAGGTTGAAGCCATACCAGTTAAAATATTGAAGTTACACCATTATCGTTAACAAATATTTGATTGGAATGGTCTGAAACTATGTCGTATATGTATACTGAAATAGTACTCTTTTCTCAATTTACAGTTGGGATTCTTTTAAGGATCATATGGAATTGATGCTTGCGGAAAGTGATCGCAAGAGTATAATGGTGCCTAGAGTAAAGAAGTCAACAAGAAAGGGCTCTATATACTTGAATCCTTTGCCGGAATGCAGGTGCCTTTGGGAATCACAGAATTCAAGCACCTCACCAGACTTGTACTCGTGAGACATCACCGGCGACACTGAAAGTTGAGAACGTGTACATTCTTCATCCCTTCCGAGCTGTGTTGTTGACTCATTGGTGAATATGTCG
Proteins encoded:
- the LOC140882004 gene encoding O-fucosyltransferase 10 isoform X1, with the translated sequence MASKPANGGHCYNYCVPEPTAANGRRKIHVHCKHRRRGGVLYLIFPGVFHRRYLFLLTVLYIVGLMLCAGPLLTILNPPPPLPPGSLYRSHELFLKLWPEIQADNASAIELDNLWRYKRKGKEQKPCSNATARLQPVSSELQRYLIVDANGGLNQQRASICNAVAVAGLLNATLVIPHFDLHNMWKDPRQFSDIYDEDHFISTLRDYVTVVRDLPKALTENYDFNISDIPNFRVYAWASARYYLDEVYPVLQENKVIRISPFANRLATSIPPHVQYLRCLANYKALRFSSTILNLAREIVSRMTTKSLAAGGKYVSVHIRFEEDMVAFSCCKYDGGEDEKSEMDAIREKGWGKKFKRKNRVFEPEVNRVNGRCPMTPLEVGIMLRGMGFSNDTPIYLASGKIYSAERNLEPLRKMFPLLQTKESLATADELNAFQGFSSRLAALDYMVCLSSEVFVTTHGGNFPHFLMGHRRFLYNGHAKTIMPDKTKLVVILQNTNISWDSFKDHMELMLAESDRKSIMVPRVKKSTRKGSIYLNPLPECRCLWESQNSSTSPDLYS
- the LOC140882004 gene encoding O-fucosyltransferase 10 isoform X2 — translated: MASKPANGGHCYNYCVPEPTAANGRRKIHVHCKHRRRGGVLYLIFPGVFHRSHELFLKLWPEIQADNASAIELDNLWRYKRKGKEQKPCSNATARLQPVSSELQRYLIVDANGGLNQQRASICNAVAVAGLLNATLVIPHFDLHNMWKDPRQFSDIYDEDHFISTLRDYVTVVRDLPKALTENYDFNISDIPNFRVYAWASARYYLDEVYPVLQENKVIRISPFANRLATSIPPHVQYLRCLANYKALRFSSTILNLAREIVSRMTTKSLAAGGKYVSVHIRFEEDMVAFSCCKYDGGEDEKSEMDAIREKGWGKKFKRKNRVFEPEVNRVNGRCPMTPLEVGIMLRGMGFSNDTPIYLASGKIYSAERNLEPLRKMFPLLQTKESLATADELNAFQGFSSRLAALDYMVCLSSEVFVTTHGGNFPHFLMGHRRFLYNGHAKTIMPDKTKLVVILQNTNISWDSFKDHMELMLAESDRKSIMVPRVKKSTRKGSIYLNPLPECRCLWESQNSSTSPDLYS